From the Phycisphaeraceae bacterium genome, the window CGCGCACGTCACGCACTGCACAAAGCCCTCCGCCTCGCACGCGCAGGCAAGACCGATCTTGCCGTGCGACACTACATGGCCCTTCGTCTGGCCCAACGACCCGACGCAATCACCGCCGATGACTGTGCCCGCATTGCTGCTACTCCGCTCGAAGCACGCGAACTTGCAGCTGCACTTGAACGCACCGAACTGGCTCGCTTCGGGGGCCTCGATCGCCCCGCGCCCGATCCGGAGCGGTGCTGCCAACTCCTCCGCAACGCACACGAGCACATGGAGCGCACACAATGAACCGCCTGTGCCTCATCGTCTGCTCCATTGTCATGCTGCTTTTCGCACCATACGCTCGCGCGACGCCACCAGCCTCCGCCTCAGAGCACGCCATTTCGCTCTATGAGCAGGCCATCGGTGTCTATCGCTCTGATCCGATTCTCGCTCGCGCCCTCTTCGCTCAATCCGCTGCCGAGTTCACTCGTGCCTTGCGCGAAACTGGCCACAACCCCGAGTTGTACCGCGCCCTCGGGAATGCTGCCCTCCTCTCAGAACAAACCGGGCAGGCAGTCCTCGCTCTTAACCGGGCGCTGGTGCTCGATCCACGCCACGCTCAGGCACGCGAAGCACTCACTGCTGCGCGGGCAGCAGTGCAGATCGACATCGCACCCGCGCCCAGCCAGCGTGCGATCGACGTAGCCAACAGTTGGCGGCGCTTCGTCTCGCCCATCGTCGTTCAGTTCACATTTGTCCTGTCGTGGACCGTGCTCTGGATCTGTATCGCACGCTCTCGTTCAGTGCGCGCAAGCACCCCCGCCTTCATCCCCGCCATCGCTGCAATCCTGGCGTTGATCTCCGCCCTCGCACTTGTTGCCAGCGAGTGGGATCGTCGCACCGATACTCGCATCGTCGTACTCAACCCCACCTTTGGTTTCAATGGCCCCAGCCGCGACGTATACGAGCCCACCTTTGAGCAGACCCTCCCGCCCGGCACCGAAGCCCGCGCTATCGAGTCCCGCAATGACTGGACGCGCGTACGCCTCCGCTCAGGTTCTGAAACGTGGATTCCCACCGACACCTTCGATTACGTGCAGCCGTAATGAAACTCGCTCCTCGCAAGCGGCCATTACAAAAGACTTCATTGAGCAGTCATCATCACTTGAATCGGACAACGCCCTTGCCGCGCTCGATTCGTCCGATGGTCCAGACTCGTTCGCCAAACCGCTCCAGTTTCCGCACGATCGACTCGGCAAACGTCGGGCGCACGATCAGGCAGTACCCGATCCCCATGTTGAACACGCGCCACATCTCGTCTTCTGCCACCCCACCCTTCTTCTGAAGAAACGAAAAAACCGAAGGCTTGTCCCATGCCCGTCGATCCACGACTGCATCGACGCCGTCGTGCAGTGCGCGATTCAAATTGCCCTCGAGCCCGCCGCCAGTGATATGCGCCATGCCCGTCACAACTTTCTTCACGCGATACGCCCGCCCGAGCCGCACGATCGAATCCGCATAGATCCGCGTCGGCTCAAGCAGCACATCGCCCAGCACGCGCTCGCGATCCAACTCCGGATATACCTTGTCGAGCTTCAGTTTGGCTTTCTGTACGATCTTGCGAACGAGCGAGTACCCATTCGAGTGCACACCGCTCGACGCCAGACCCAGCACAATGTCTCCCGGCTCGACGCGCGTCGCATCCGTCGCCCGCGAAAGCTCGACCACCCCCACCGCAAACCCGGCCAGATCGAAGTCGCCTTCCTTGTACAGGTCGTTCATCTCCGCGGTCTCGCCACCAAGCAGCGCACACCGCGCAAGCTCGCACCCGCGGCTGATCCCGCTGAGCAGTGCCATCAGCATCTCCTGCTCCACCCGATGAACCGCGATGTAATCCAGAAAAAACAACGGCTCGGCACCCTGCACAATCAGGTCATTGACATTCATCGCCACAAGATCGATCCCGACCGTGTCGTACCGATTCATCTCTTTGGCAAGGTGCACCTTCGTCCCCACGCCATCGGCACACGACACCAGCACCGGCTCGCGGTAGTTGTGTCGAAACAATTCCTCGTTGTAGTCAAGCCGGTATAGCCCCGCAAACCCACCGGGGTTCGCAATCACTCTCTGCCCGTGCGTCCGCCGCAACAGCGACCCGATCGACGCTACGAATCGATCGCCCGCCTCGATGCTGACTCCCGACTCGGCATATGTCAGACCGCCAGATTTCGTCTTCGCCATGCCCGGAGGATATGGCCTCGCACCCACCCTCCGCAGCCCAACTGGGCACAAGCCTCCGCCAGGAACTTCTCGACCCTCCGACCCTCGCACCCCGCAAGGTCTACGATCGTCCTCAAGGTCCGCTGGTCAAGCCGGTCAGCACATCAACCCAACCCGCGTTTCAGGGATTTCGTGCCATGTCCAACCACCTCTTTACATCCGAATCCGTCTCCATGGGCCACCCCGATAAAGTGGCAGACCAGATCTCCGATGCCATTCTCGATGCGATGCTGGCCGACGACCCGCACTCGCGCGTCGCCTGCGAAACGCTCGTCGCCACAGGCCTCGTTGTCGTCGCAGGTGAAGTCACCACCAATACCTACGTCGATATCCCCGACATCGTCCGCCGCGCCATCCGCGAAATCGGCTACACCAGTGGCGATATGCACTTCGATGCCGAGAGCTGCGCCGTCATGGTCGCCCTCAACAAACAATCACGCGACATCGCCATGGGTGTCGACCGCGAAGGCGCCGGCGATCAGGGCATGATGTTCGGCTTTGCCTGCCGCGAAACCGAAGAACTCATGCCTCTCCCCATCCAGCTCTCTCACCGCCTCGTCGAGCAACAGGCACACATCCGCCGCGAATCGCTCATCCCGGGCCTACGCCCAGATGCCAAGAGTCAGGTCACCGTCGAATACGCCAACCACAAACCCGTCCGCGTCGATACCGTCGTCCTCTCCACACAGCACGACCCGACATGGAACGATCGCCAGCCCGACCTCAAGAAGGCTGTCGTCGAGAAAATCATCAAGCCCGTGCTCGGCGAATGGTGGAATCCCGGCATCACCATCCACGTCAACCCCACAGGCCGATTCGAAATCGGCGGACCACACGGCGACAGCGGACTCACCGGACGAAAAATCATCGTTGATACCTACGGCGGACGCGGACGCCACGGCGGCGGCGCCTTCAGTGGCAAAGACCCGACCAAGGTCGATCGCTCCGCTGCATACATGGCTCGCTACATCGCCAAGAACGTCGTCGCGGCCGAACTCGCCGACGAATGCGAAATCCAACTCAGCTACGCCATCGGCGTCACCGAACCCACCAGCGTTCACGTCAGTTGCTTCGGCACCCACCGCGCCGACCCCGAACGCATCAGTAAGGCAATCCGCGACACATTCACCCTCACCCCCAAGGGAATCATCGAAACCCTCGGCCTGCGCAAACCCATCTACAGCCCCACCGCACGACACGGGCACTTCGGCCGCCCACCCGCCGAAATCGAGTACAAACGCCTCGAAGGCACCAGCGTCCGAAATGCCGGCTTCACCTGGGAACGCACCGACAAGGTCGACGCCCTTCGCAAAGCCATCGGCTAAGCCACTCCGATGCATCCCCCGAGCAACGAACCTCGGAAACACAACCCCATCGGCACCCTCGCCGGCGCAGCGTTCCTGGCTGTCTCATGGACATGGTGCATCGGCATGTTCCTCCCGATTCTCCTCGTCCGCGACTTCGGCCCTTGGGCGTTCCTCGTCTTCGCACTCCCCAACATCGTCGGTGCCGCTGCCATGGGCTGGGTGCTTTCGACACGCGAGTTCGCTGCCCGTCTTGTCACGTTGCATCGCCCCGCGCTCGAAGCCTTCTCCATCGTCACCATCGCATTCCACATCTACTGGATCACCTGGCTCAGCTCATGGGTCGCAACCAGCCTGCACCTCGATCGAGTCTCCCTGACAATCGTGCTCCTCCTGGCAATCGCTGCCTTCGCCCTACTCATCACACGCCCATCGCGCAGCCTCGTCGCCATTGCCCTCCCCATCTGGCTCCTCTCGGCCGCGGTCTTCATCGCCCTGACATTTCACACCAAATCCGTCATCCCCACGCCCGCACTCGAAACCTTGCCGACCGGCCTCCTCTGGCTCGCCCCCATCTGCATCTTCGGCTTTGCCCTCTGCCCATACCTCGATCTCACCTTCCACGCCACACGACTTTCCCTCACCGCCCGACAGTCGCGCATTGCCTTCACGCTCGGCTTCGGGTTCTTCTTCGCCGCGATGATCCTTCTCACTCTCGCATACGCACCCTTCATCGACGAACGCATCTCACCCCGTGTCCTCCCCACCTGGATCGCAGCCGCAATCCTCTTTCACCTCTTGATCCAAGCCAGTTTTACCATCGCCGCTCACCGCCGTGCCACCACGCCCATGCTCATCCCCGAAAAGTTCGCCTGGGGATTCTGGGTGCTGGCCGCGCTCGCAGCCATCATCGCCTCGCGCCTGCCCGAACACTCAGGCATATCCGCTGGTGAACTCGGATACCGCCTCTTCATGTCCTTCTATGGCCTCGTCTTCCCCGCATACGTCTGGCTCGTCATGATCCCCACGCGCATCGCAACCCCCGCCGCCAGGCGCAAAACAATTCGCGTCTGCGCCGCCGCCGTCGGTATCGCCGCCCCCATGTTTTGGATGGGCTTTATCGAACGTCAGGAAATCTGGCTCGGTTTCGGCCTTGCCGTAGTCATTCTCGCACGCCTCTTCCTCCCCAGACGCGCCGCACTTCAATAACAAGCACTCACAAGCGTTCCCCAGACCTTCGCAGCACCTGCAAAGCCGTCTCACGCACCAACTCGCTCGCATCATCGCGCGCAATCTCCTCAATCCGCGCACGCAACGCCGCATCCTCACCCCGTGCCAGTTCATTCCCCGCAGCAATCGCCGCATTCCGACGCATCATGTCCAGCTTCGCCCGCTTGATCGCCGAACCCGAACACGCTTCACGCCGCTCATCCTCCTCCCAACCCAACACCTCCAGCAAGTCGAACCCGCTCACGCGCGCTTCATACGCCGGATACACACTTCCAGCCCGCTCGCCCGCCGCGCCCGCACGCTCCGAATTGTGCGGGCACACCTCCTGGCACACATCACACCCGAAAACCCAATCCCCAATTCCCTCAAAAAACTCTTCCTCGATCAGCCCCCGATGCTCGATCGTCAGGTAACTCACGCAACGCCTCGCATCGACCGCATAAGGCGTAATCGCCTGCGTCGGGCACGCATCAATGCACCGCGTACACGTCCCGCAATGATCCGCAACCACGCGCTGCTCCGCAGACGCCTCAAGCCTCAGCGTCGTCACCACCCCGCCCAGCAGCACATAACTGCCCAGCCTCGGATGAATCGTCAGCGTGTGCTTTCCCGTCCACCCGATCCCGCAGCGTGCCGCCAGTTCGCGCTCAAGCACCGGAGCCGTATCAACAAACGCGCGAAACCGCTCGCCCGGATACGCCTTGCTCAACTCATCGCACAGCGTATGCAACCGCTTCTTAAGCACCACATGATAATCACGCCCGCGCGCATACCGCGCCACCCGCCCCAATCGCACTCGCCCGTGCCTGTCCTCACGCTGACCCCGCACCGCGTACTGATCCGCAACCATCAGCACACTTGCCGCATCCGCCAGCATCAACCGCACATCGCACCGCACATCGGCGTGCTCTGCCAGCCACGTCATCGAGCCGTGCTTGCCAGCCGCAATCCACGCCTCAAACTCTTTCGACCATCTACTCGGTTCGGCAGCGCACACCCCACACGCCGCGAAACCAAGCGACTTGCATCGCTCGATCAAACGTTGCGTTCGTTCGCGATCTTCGCTCACACCCTCGCGCCTAACTCATCGCCATCGCACGCGGGCCAGCCTTTGCACGAGCGCCCGCATACCACCCCATCAGGTCCGCCACACTCTGAGGCAACACCCGCTCGGCCGCCTCAAGCCCCGAAAGCCACAGGCGATCCCACTCGATCACCGCCCAGCCGCCATAGTTTCGCCGCGCCAGTTCTTCGACCACCTCGCGACAGTGCATCTCGCCGTGCCCGATCGGAACAGCCGTGGTTCCTACAAAATCTTTCAACTTCACGCTCTCAAGCCGCTCACCCAGCATGCGCACGCCCTCGACAGGGTCCTCCCCCACCGACTGAGCAACCGCCGGGCAATACGCAGCCGCAACGTGAGTCGATGCCAGACGATCCATGATCTCATTGAGATCTTCCGCCGTCGCAAACGACCCGCCATTCTCAATCAGCAGCCGCACACCCGTGTTGCGCGCGCACGCCGCCGCGAGTTCCATCCGCTCGATGATCCGCCGAAGCCCCGCCTTGCGCGTCTCCTTGGCCCCGAGTTCAAACGCAAACACGCGCACAAACGGAGCCTTCACCTCGCGCGCCACGTCAATCATCCGCTTGGTCGCACGCACCTCAATCTGCGTTTGGCTCACCACACGCCCCACCACCGGCGGAAAAATCGGCGCGTCATACCGAATCGAAGTCGCAAGGCACGCAATCGACACCCCAGACTGCGCACTCAGACGCCGAATCTTCGCAAAGTCCGTCAGGCACGGATCCGGCGCGAACTGCGATGAGTCATCGCCGAACGTCCGCAACTCCACACCGGTCACGTCGATCTTCCTCGCAAACTCGAACACCCGCTCAAGCGTCCACTCCGGACATGCCACTGTGCTGATCGCAGGCTTCATGGTGCAAAAAACTCCTTGTCAGGGACCCCATCCCCGGTGCGGATCAATGGTAGGTCGTGCTGCACTTGGGGAGCACACGCCAGAACAGAGGTCGCCATGAACCACACCCACAACGTCCGAAGAACCCCATGTTCACCACGATCCGATGATGTCTGCACCAAGCATGCCGATCACGCGGGCACCACCAACCCTGCCAGAGTCCAGCCACGAGCCCAAACCCTCAACCACCGGGTGTCATCTTTCCGATCTCCCATCAGCGGCACGCGGGGTGCGAACGTCGCCAACGTTGAGGCTTTGAAAGGTCCGCGGTTGTCCAGTCTCCGCACCAGCACGACGCAATGCGTCGTCATCATCAGCACGGCCCTTGTCCTCCTCGGCTCGGTCGGCGGTTGCACCAACACACGCCAGCGCGATTTCTACGCCGCACGCAACATCGACATTTCCCCAGAGCCCGGCGATGGAACCGTCATCGTTCGGCGCGACACGGTCGACCTCCTCACACGCGAACGTCAGGCCCTCGCCCTCTCGCGCGTCGATTGATCAAACGCCAACCTCCAAACCTCGGCCTGTCCGGGTCCATAGCATGAACTCGCAACAAGGAGCATGCTCATGGACCCGGACCATGCCGAACCAGCGCCCCAGTCTCGCAGCGAGATGAACTACGCCGAGTACCTCGCGCTTGATCAGATCCTCTCCGCCCAGAAGCCCCTCAGCCGCCCCGAGCATCACGACGAGATGCTCTTCATCATTCAGCACCAGACCACCGAACTCTGGTTCAAACTCATCATCCACGAACTCCGATCCGCCATGCAGTGGATCCGCGACGACAACCTCTCACCCTGCTTCAAAGTCCTCGCGCGCGTCAAGCACATTCAGACCCAACTCGAAAGACAGTGGTCAATCCTCGCCACACTCACCCCCAGCGAATACCTCGAGTTTCGCAGCGTGCTCGGCTCGTCGAGCGGGTTCCAGTCGCACCAGTACCGCCTCGTCGAGTTCCTGCTCGGCAACAAAAACGCCGGCATGATGCGCATGCACGAACGCGACCCACAAGCCACTATCCTTCTGCAGCACGCCCTCGATAACCCAAGCCTCTACGAAGAGTTCTTGCGCTACCTCAGCCGCAAAGGCATGCCCATCCCGCAATCGGTCATCGAACGCGACTTCTCCAAGCCCTACGAACGACATGACGGCGTCGTCGAGGTCTTCAAGACCATCTACCGATCGCCACACGACCATTGGCAGGCTTACGAAATGTGCGAATCCCTCGTCGATGTCGAGGAGTCATTCTCCCTCTGGCGCTTCCGCCATCTCAAGGTCGTCCAGCGCGTGATCGGCTTCAAACGCGGCACCGGCGGCAGCGCCGGAGTCCCGTTCCTCCGCCGCGTCGTCGATCAGGTCCTGTTTCCGGAGCTCTGGGATGTCCGCACCGAACTCTGAACCCCCAGCACCAGCCAAAGCAATCGCTCGGCAGGGTTGCATCGATGATCCGCGCTCAATCATGCTCAACTTCTTCGATGTGCAGATGTTCCTCGGGCTCTACAGCGCGGGGTGTGCGTAGCGACCCGCCTTGACCACGATCGGCGTATGTGCGACAGTGCTCGTGAGATATGAAATTCCCATTGACGCTCGCAGCGTCTGGCTGTATAGTGCGCGGATTCTGGAGGAAGCCCCCATGTTGACCCGCTTGTGTCTTGTGCTGATCGTGTTCATCGCCGCGCCCGTATGTGCCCAACCTGTCTTTCTGGCCAGTTACAACAGGGTGCTGTATCGCGTCACCGACGGCATGATCGAAGCCTTTCCCAATCAGCCCGGCACGATCATCGGCATGACCGTCGTGCCGCCAGGTGCCTCTGTCATGGGAGCTGGTGCGGGAGAGGTGCTTGCTGTCCAAGGCGGCGCTGGCAATACCCGCATCTGGCGCGTCGACAATCCGCTCAGTGG encodes:
- the purM gene encoding phosphoribosylformylglycinamidine cyclo-ligase codes for the protein MAKTKSGGLTYAESGVSIEAGDRFVASIGSLLRRTHGQRVIANPGGFAGLYRLDYNEELFRHNYREPVLVSCADGVGTKVHLAKEMNRYDTVGIDLVAMNVNDLIVQGAEPLFFLDYIAVHRVEQEMLMALLSGISRGCELARCALLGGETAEMNDLYKEGDFDLAGFAVGVVELSRATDATRVEPGDIVLGLASSGVHSNGYSLVRKIVQKAKLKLDKVYPELDRERVLGDVLLEPTRIYADSIVRLGRAYRVKKVVTGMAHITGGGLEGNLNRALHDGVDAVVDRRAWDKPSVFSFLQKKGGVAEDEMWRVFNMGIGYCLIVRPTFAESIVRKLERFGERVWTIGRIERGKGVVRFK
- the metK gene encoding methionine adenosyltransferase; the protein is MSNHLFTSESVSMGHPDKVADQISDAILDAMLADDPHSRVACETLVATGLVVVAGEVTTNTYVDIPDIVRRAIREIGYTSGDMHFDAESCAVMVALNKQSRDIAMGVDREGAGDQGMMFGFACRETEELMPLPIQLSHRLVEQQAHIRRESLIPGLRPDAKSQVTVEYANHKPVRVDTVVLSTQHDPTWNDRQPDLKKAVVEKIIKPVLGEWWNPGITIHVNPTGRFEIGGPHGDSGLTGRKIIVDTYGGRGRHGGGAFSGKDPTKVDRSAAYMARYIAKNVVAAELADECEIQLSYAIGVTEPTSVHVSCFGTHRADPERISKAIRDTFTLTPKGIIETLGLRKPIYSPTARHGHFGRPPAEIEYKRLEGTSVRNAGFTWERTDKVDALRKAIG
- the queG gene encoding tRNA epoxyqueuosine(34) reductase QueG — encoded protein: MSEDRERTQRLIERCKSLGFAACGVCAAEPSRWSKEFEAWIAAGKHGSMTWLAEHADVRCDVRLMLADAASVLMVADQYAVRGQREDRHGRVRLGRVARYARGRDYHVVLKKRLHTLCDELSKAYPGERFRAFVDTAPVLERELAARCGIGWTGKHTLTIHPRLGSYVLLGGVVTTLRLEASAEQRVVADHCGTCTRCIDACPTQAITPYAVDARRCVSYLTIEHRGLIEEEFFEGIGDWVFGCDVCQEVCPHNSERAGAAGERAGSVYPAYEARVSGFDLLEVLGWEEDERREACSGSAIKRAKLDMMRRNAAIAAGNELARGEDAALRARIEEIARDDASELVRETALQVLRRSGERL
- a CDS encoding sugar phosphate isomerase/epimerase; amino-acid sequence: MKPAISTVACPEWTLERVFEFARKIDVTGVELRTFGDDSSQFAPDPCLTDFAKIRRLSAQSGVSIACLATSIRYDAPIFPPVVGRVVSQTQIEVRATKRMIDVAREVKAPFVRVFAFELGAKETRKAGLRRIIERMELAAACARNTGVRLLIENGGSFATAEDLNEIMDRLASTHVAAAYCPAVAQSVGEDPVEGVRMLGERLESVKLKDFVGTTAVPIGHGEMHCREVVEELARRNYGGWAVIEWDRLWLSGLEAAERVLPQSVADLMGWYAGARAKAGPRAMAMS
- the kynA gene encoding tryptophan 2,3-dioxygenase, yielding MDPDHAEPAPQSRSEMNYAEYLALDQILSAQKPLSRPEHHDEMLFIIQHQTTELWFKLIIHELRSAMQWIRDDNLSPCFKVLARVKHIQTQLERQWSILATLTPSEYLEFRSVLGSSSGFQSHQYRLVEFLLGNKNAGMMRMHERDPQATILLQHALDNPSLYEEFLRYLSRKGMPIPQSVIERDFSKPYERHDGVVEVFKTIYRSPHDHWQAYEMCESLVDVEESFSLWRFRHLKVVQRVIGFKRGTGGSAGVPFLRRVVDQVLFPELWDVRTEL